The genomic stretch TCCGCGTCGGTGTTGATCAATGTTCCTTCCGGCGTTGTGCGGCCCACTAACGCTGCACAGCCGATGAAAGCGTAAAATGCCCCTTGCGGTGGGTCGAGCGTGAGTCCGTCAATGCGCCGGACACGTTCGACGATGACATTGCGGCGACGTTCGTACGCGGCGTTGTAGCGTGCTACTTCTTCCTGCGGTCCGTTGAGTGCGGCGACGGCGGCGGCCTGAGATACCGAACAGGTTCCGGATGTAATTTGGGACTGCACCTTGGTCATGGCGCGGATCAGCGGCTCAGCACCACCGGCATAGCCAATGCGCCAACCGGTCATCGCATAGGCCTTAGACACACCGTTGACCGTCAGCACACGGTCAGCCAGTGATGGACAGGCCGACGCGAAGGAATGAAACGAACGGCCGTCGAATAGTATGTGCTCGTATATCTCGTCCGACATGATCAAGACATGGGGGTGTTCAGCCAACACCTCTCCGAGCGCGACAAGCTGCTCGCGAGAATACACGGCGCCCGCCGGATTGGACGGCGAATTGAGTAACAGCCACCGTGTGTTTGGGGAGATCGCTTGTCGAAGCGCTTCGGGAGTGAGCCGAAAACCATCGGCCGCGGCACACGGAAGCGCGCGCGCTCGACCGCCCAGTACCGTAACGATACCCTCGTAAACACCAAAATAGGGCGCACACAGCAACACGTCTTGCTGCGGCTCTAACGTGGCCATAAAGGCGTTGAATATGACTTGTTTTGCGCCGGTCGATACGATGATCTGTTCCGGCTCAAACGTCAAACCGTTGTCGCGCGCAAACTTTTGGCACACCGCATTTCTCAGTTCGATGGTGCCGGCAGTGGGTGTATACCGCGTCTCGCCGCGCAGCGCCGCTGCGTGCGCCGCCTCAATAATATGTGACGGTGTATCAAAATCCGGTTGCCCAAGGCCCAAGTCGACAATGTCGTGACCGGCTGCTTTGAGCGCCCGAGCATTCTGGCTGACGACCGCCGCTGCCGAAGTGCTGACGAGACTGAGCCGATTGGCGGCGTAGTTCATAGTATGGTCAATCCAAATAGGCGTGAGAGTAGGATTA from Pseudomonadota bacterium encodes the following:
- a CDS encoding pyridoxal phosphate-dependent aminotransferase, whose protein sequence is MNYAANRLSLVSTSAAAVVSQNARALKAAGHDIVDLGLGQPDFDTPSHIIEAAHAAALRGETRYTPTAGTIELRNAVCQKFARDNGLTFEPEQIIVSTGAKQVIFNAFMATLEPQQDVLLCAPYFGVYEGIVTVLGGRARALPCAAADGFRLTPEALRQAISPNTRWLLLNSPSNPAGAVYSREQLVALGEVLAEHPHVLIMSDEIYEHILFDGRSFHSFASACPSLADRVLTVNGVSKAYAMTGWRIGYAGGAEPLIRAMTKVQSQITSGTCSVSQAAAVAALNGPQEEVARYNAAYERRRNVIVERVRRIDGLTLDPPQGAFYAFIGCAALVGRTTPEGTLINTDADLVDYFLHHVGVAAVPGSAYELSPFFRLSTATSEASINKAMDRIEEAVAKLQG